Proteins encoded together in one bacterium window:
- the folE gene encoding GTP cyclohydrolase I FolE, whose product MDQQKIEAAIKTIIEAIGENPERKGIKETPKRVAKMYSEIFKGLQESPEKILGKVFREDFNELVLVKDIPFFSMCEHHLLPFYGKAHIAYLPDNKKIVGLSKIIRLVEAFSKRMQLQERITNQIADTMMKVLTPQGAMVVIEAEHMCMIMRGVQKPGTKIITSAMRGIFLKDFRTRTEAINLIHPSKS is encoded by the coding sequence ATGGACCAACAGAAGATAGAGGCGGCAATAAAGACGATAATTGAGGCAATTGGTGAAAACCCTGAGAGAAAAGGGATTAAAGAAACACCAAAACGTGTTGCAAAGATGTATAGTGAAATTTTTAAAGGTTTACAAGAGTCTCCTGAAAAAATTCTCGGTAAAGTTTTTAGGGAAGATTTTAACGAACTTGTATTAGTTAAAGATATACCTTTCTTCTCTATGTGTGAACATCATTTATTACCCTTTTATGGGAAAGCTCATATAGCATATTTGCCTGACAACAAAAAAATTGTTGGTTTAAGTAAAATAATTCGGTTGGTTGAGGCATTTTCAAAAAGAATGCAGTTACAAGAAAGAATTACCAATCAGATAGCTGATACTATGATGAAAGTACTTACCCCGCAAGGAGCAATGGTTGTTATTGAAGCAGAACATATGTGTATGATAATGAGAGGTGTTCAGAAACCAGGTACCAAAATAATTACCTCTGCAATGAGAGGTATCTTTTTAAAAGATTTTAGAACACGAACCGAAGCCATAAACCTTATCCACCCTTCAAAATCTTAA